One genomic segment of Acanthochromis polyacanthus isolate Apoly-LR-REF ecotype Palm Island chromosome 9, KAUST_Apoly_ChrSc, whole genome shotgun sequence includes these proteins:
- the zzz3 gene encoding ZZ-type zinc finger-containing protein 3 isoform X2 — translation MAASRSSRVTRSSVGLNGLDENFCGRTLRNRSIAQPEDTSVSPLPRARSPKKKQESKQESKQESKQESKQESKQESKQESKQESKQDAKQESKQDAKQESKQDAKQESKQDAKQESKQDAKQESKQDAKQESKQESKQESKQESKQESKQESKQESKQESKQESKQESKQDAKQESKQDAKQESKQESKQDAKQDANRDVKQESQQEARQDSYEDEKPVVHSEDGQQQALLSGRVTDSNASPAEADQWTGSRKRGVSCLGKDISPEKSENCDGGKGVRDASPQIKRAKRCSRSGESQGQEEDPEPPKPESLVSVPEPSKDGCEELPNQNSADTSPASPLLGKQEGEPAGGKAEDGRLECDGATQPQNAHKASNGLRDNKAEESCTLTKEPGVDPSSATFPLLLNGSQTGAPSSPDPAVPCRNSVPEQTEASGSGESASSAPPFEGALEDSVPELMVAKEQEVEEMEVDVVGDSLCLAHEEQVTESGANGRPLTPVHEAAASSSSSTTNMNSSPINNSNSGETTPPLTASPSPSVPSTSPSFTELYEHRYTLRTSPRRAGSKASSSKPSSPPRDNGPLREEGEVVVGLEEDCPMVEGPAPSDFVGPSSQEPDGGSTEGSKELSRSQAAEEEEEEEEPDVYYFESDHLALKHNKDYQRLLQTIGVLEAQRTQAILDLETLARHQREALADPVSFVEQLQKRVNLGLPCPQRVVQLPDIAWEQYTSGLGDFEREFCDKKRKTRRLKLIFDKGLPLRPKSPVEPKKEGESSTMYSSLPTSDAPENGGQTQMIRGRICHPNKPDTFNQLWTVEEQKKLEQLLVKFPPEEVESRRWQKIADELGNRTAKQVASRVQKYFIKLTKAGIPVPGRTPNLCMYTKKASSKRQHHLNKHLYRPSTFLTSYEPPVYMDDDDERSAYYNSVQDPSAEDSDEESVPVELRNLPEYKELLELKRLKKQKLQEIQEDKAGVRHVGYKCDVCGVDPIQGVRWHCQDCPPDNSVDFCSNCSDCLFKTETHKPTHHLEPVYQPEPFLDRDYCLPQSTGYNYLDPNYFPANR, via the exons ATGGCCGCCTCCCGGTCCTCACGCGTCACAAGGTCATCAGTGGGGCTCAATGGATTGGATGAGAACTTTTGTGGTCGAACCCTCAGGAACCGCAGCATCGCCCAGCCAGAGGACACCTCCGTGTCTCCGCTACCGAGGGCCCGCTCACCCAAGAAGAAGCAGGAGTCTAAGCAGGAGTCTAAGCAGGAGTCTAAGCAGGAGTCTAAGCAGGAGTCTAAGCAGGAGTCTAAGCAGGAGTCTAAGCAGGAGTCTAAGCAGGACGCCAAGCAGGAGTCTAAGCAGGACGCCAAGCAGGAGTCTAAGCAGGACGCCAAGCAGGAGTCTAAGCAGGACGCCAAGCAGGAGTCTAAGCAGGACGCCAAGCAGGAGTCTAAGCAGGACGCCAAGCAGGAGTCTAAGCAGGAGTCTAAGCAGGAGTCTAAGCAGGAGTCTAAGCAGGAGTCTAAGCAGGAGTCTAAGCAGGAGTCTAAGCAGGAGTCTAAGCAGGAGTCTAAGCAGGAGTCTAAGCAGGACGCCAAGCAGGAGTCTAAGCAGGACGCCAAGCAGGAGTCCAAGCAGGAGTCTAAGCAGGACGCCAAGCAGGACGCCAACCGAGATGTTAAACAGGAGTCACAGCAGGAAGCGAGACAGGACTCGTACGAGGACGAGAAGCCGGTCGTTCACTCGGAAGACGGCCAGCAGCAAGCCTTGTTGTCGGGAAGGGTAACTGACTCCAACGCTTCTCCCGCTGAGGCCGATCAGTGGACTGGCTCCAGGAAACGGGGCGTGTCCTGTTTAGGAAAAGACATTAGCCCAGAGAAGTCGGAGAACTGTGATGGAGGGAAGGGGGTGCGGGATGCCTCTCCTCAAATCAAAAGGGCCAAGCGTTGCTCCCGCTCTGGGGAGTCTcagggacaggaggaggacCCTGAGCCTCCCAAACCTGAAAGTCTGGTCTCTGTCCCAGAGCCTAGCAAGGACGGTTGTGAAGAATTACCCAACCAAAACTCTGCTGACACATCTCCTGCCTCACCCCTCCTCGGTAAGCAGGAAGGCGAGCCGGCAGGGGGGAAGGCAGAGGATGGTCGTTTGGAGTGTGACGGAGCTACTCAGCCCCAGAATGCTCACAAGGCATCTAACGGACTCAGAGATAATAAAGCAGAGGAATCTTGCACACTCACTAAAGAGCCTGGTGTGGATCCCTCCTCTGCTACCTTCCCGCTGCTGCTCAACGGCAGCCAGACGGGGGCGCCCTCATCCCCGGACCCCGCTGTGCCTTGTAGAAACTCTGTCCCTGAGCAGACGGAGGCCTCTGGCTCAGGGGAATCAGCCTCATCTGCACCGCCGTTTGAGGGTGCTCTGGAGGATTCTGTACCTGAGCTGATGGTGGCTAAGgagcaggaggtggaggagatggaggtggACGTGGTGGGGGACTCGTTGTGTCTGGCCCATGAGGAGCAGGTGACGGAGAGCGGCGCCAACGGCCGACCGCTAACGCCGGTACACGAagctgctgcctcctcctcctcctccaccactaACATGAACAGTAGTCCAATCAACAACAGCAACTCAGGAGAAACTACACCCCCACTAACAGCATCCCCCTCCCCCTCTGTACCCAGCACGTCCCCCTCCTTCACAGAGCTCTATGAACACAGATACACCCTGAGGACTTCACCCAGGAGGGCTGGTAGCAAAGCCTCCTCCTCCAAGCCCAGCTCTCCTCCCAGAGACAATGGTCCCTTGAGGGAAGAGGGAGAGGTGGTGGTTGGACTGGAGGAGGACTGTCCCATGGTGGAGGGCCCTGCTCCCTCAGACTTTGTGGGCCCCTCCAGTCAGGAGCCTGACGGCGGCTCTACAGAGGGCAGCAAGGAGCTGAGCCGAAGccaggctgcagaggaggaggaagaggaggaggagccggACGTGTATTACTTTGAGTCGGACCACCTGGctctgaaacacaacaaaga TTATCAGAGGCTGCTGCAGACCATCGGAGTTCTGGAGGCCCAGCGGACCCAGGCCATCCTGGACCTGGAGACGTTGGCACGACACCAGAGAGAGGCGCTCGCCGATCCCGTCAGCTTtgttgagcagctgcagaaaagg GTGAATCTGGGCTTGCCGTGTCCTCAGCGCGTCGTCCAGCTCCCTGACATTGCTTGGGAGCAGTACACCTCAGGCCTTGGCGATTTTGAGAGAGAATTCTGCGACAAGAAACGCAAAACTAGGCGGCTAAAGTTGATCTTCGACAAAG GTTTGCCTCTTAGACCAAAAAGTCCCGTTGAGCCCAAGAAAGAAGGCGAATCCTCCACCATGTACTCCTCTCTACCCACCAGTGACGCCCCAGAGAACGGTGGGCAAACGCAG ATGATCAGAGGGAGGATTTGTCACCCGAACAAGCCTGACACATTTAACCAGCTGTGGACTGTGGAAGAGCAG AAAAAACTGGAGCAGCTTCTCGTCAAGTTCCCTCCTGAGGAAGTCGAGTCCAGAAGATGGCAGAAAATTGCAGATGAGCTCGGCAATCGAACAGCAAAACAG GTTGCCAGCAGGGTTCAAAAGTACTTCATCAAACTGACAAAAGCTGGAATCCCCGTGCCTGGAAGAACACCCAACCTTTGCATGTACACTAAAAAG GCATCCAGTAAGAGGCAGCACCACCTGAACAAGCACCTGTACCGGCCGTCCACCTTCCTGACCTCCTACGAGCCTCCGGTCTACATGGACGACGACGACGAGCGCTCGGCTTACTACAACAGCGTTCAGGACCCGTCTGCTGAGGATTCG gatgaggagagcGTTCCTGTGGAGCTGAGGAACCTGCCGGAGTACAAAGAGCTTCTGGAGCTGAAGCGGCTGAAAAAACAGAAGCTCCAGGAGATCCAGGAGGATAAGGCCGGGGTGCGGCACGTCGGCTACAAG TGTGACGTCTGCGGCGTAGATCCCATCCAGGGAGTTCGGTGGCACTGTCAGGACTGTCCACCAGACAACTCCGTGGATTTCTGCTCCAACTGCTCCGACTG CTTGTTCAAGACGGAGACCCACAAGCCGACCCACCACCTGGAGCCGGTCTATCAGCCGGAACCCTTTCTGGACAGGGACTACTGCCTGCCTCAGAGCACGGGCTACAACTACCTGGACCCCAACTACTTCCCGGCCAACAGATGA
- the zzz3 gene encoding ZZ-type zinc finger-containing protein 3 isoform X1, with the protein MAASRSSRVTRSSVGLNGLDENFCGRTLRNRSIAQPEDTSVSPLPRARSPKKKQESKQESKQESKQESKQESKQESKQESKQESKQDAKQESKQDAKQESKQDAKQESKQDAKQESKQDAKQESKQDAKQESKQESKQESKQESKQESKQESKQESKQESKQESKQESKQDAKQESKQDAKQESKQESKQDAKQDANRDVKQESQQEARQDSYEDEKPVVHSEDGQQQALLSGRVTDSNASPAEADQWTGSRKRGVSCLGKDISPEKSENCDGGKGVRDASPQIKRAKRCSRSGESQGQEEDPEPPKPESLVSVPEPSKDGCEELPNQNSADTSPASPLLGKQEGEPAGGKAEDGRLECDGATQPQNAHKASNGLRDNKAEESCTLTKEPGVDPSSATFPLLLNGSQTGAPSSPDPAVPCRNSVPEQTEASGSGESASSAPPFEGALEDSVPELMVAKEQEVEEMEVDVVGDSLCLAHEEQVTESGANGRPLTPVHEAAASSSSSTTNMNSSPINNSNSGETTPPLTASPSPSVPSTSPSFTELYEHRYTLRTSPRRAGSKASSSKPSSPPRDNGPLREEGEVVVGLEEDCPMVEGPAPSDFVGPSSQEPDGGSTEGSKELSRSQAAEEEEEEEEPDVYYFESDHLALKHNKDYQRLLQTIGVLEAQRTQAILDLETLARHQREALADPVSFVEQLQKRVNLGLPCPQRVVQLPDIAWEQYTSGLGDFEREFCDKKRKTRRLKLIFDKGTCLPLRPKSPVEPKKEGESSTMYSSLPTSDAPENGGQTQMIRGRICHPNKPDTFNQLWTVEEQKKLEQLLVKFPPEEVESRRWQKIADELGNRTAKQVASRVQKYFIKLTKAGIPVPGRTPNLCMYTKKASSKRQHHLNKHLYRPSTFLTSYEPPVYMDDDDERSAYYNSVQDPSAEDSDEESVPVELRNLPEYKELLELKRLKKQKLQEIQEDKAGVRHVGYKCDVCGVDPIQGVRWHCQDCPPDNSVDFCSNCSDCLFKTETHKPTHHLEPVYQPEPFLDRDYCLPQSTGYNYLDPNYFPANR; encoded by the exons ATGGCCGCCTCCCGGTCCTCACGCGTCACAAGGTCATCAGTGGGGCTCAATGGATTGGATGAGAACTTTTGTGGTCGAACCCTCAGGAACCGCAGCATCGCCCAGCCAGAGGACACCTCCGTGTCTCCGCTACCGAGGGCCCGCTCACCCAAGAAGAAGCAGGAGTCTAAGCAGGAGTCTAAGCAGGAGTCTAAGCAGGAGTCTAAGCAGGAGTCTAAGCAGGAGTCTAAGCAGGAGTCTAAGCAGGAGTCTAAGCAGGACGCCAAGCAGGAGTCTAAGCAGGACGCCAAGCAGGAGTCTAAGCAGGACGCCAAGCAGGAGTCTAAGCAGGACGCCAAGCAGGAGTCTAAGCAGGACGCCAAGCAGGAGTCTAAGCAGGACGCCAAGCAGGAGTCTAAGCAGGAGTCTAAGCAGGAGTCTAAGCAGGAGTCTAAGCAGGAGTCTAAGCAGGAGTCTAAGCAGGAGTCTAAGCAGGAGTCTAAGCAGGAGTCTAAGCAGGAGTCTAAGCAGGACGCCAAGCAGGAGTCTAAGCAGGACGCCAAGCAGGAGTCCAAGCAGGAGTCTAAGCAGGACGCCAAGCAGGACGCCAACCGAGATGTTAAACAGGAGTCACAGCAGGAAGCGAGACAGGACTCGTACGAGGACGAGAAGCCGGTCGTTCACTCGGAAGACGGCCAGCAGCAAGCCTTGTTGTCGGGAAGGGTAACTGACTCCAACGCTTCTCCCGCTGAGGCCGATCAGTGGACTGGCTCCAGGAAACGGGGCGTGTCCTGTTTAGGAAAAGACATTAGCCCAGAGAAGTCGGAGAACTGTGATGGAGGGAAGGGGGTGCGGGATGCCTCTCCTCAAATCAAAAGGGCCAAGCGTTGCTCCCGCTCTGGGGAGTCTcagggacaggaggaggacCCTGAGCCTCCCAAACCTGAAAGTCTGGTCTCTGTCCCAGAGCCTAGCAAGGACGGTTGTGAAGAATTACCCAACCAAAACTCTGCTGACACATCTCCTGCCTCACCCCTCCTCGGTAAGCAGGAAGGCGAGCCGGCAGGGGGGAAGGCAGAGGATGGTCGTTTGGAGTGTGACGGAGCTACTCAGCCCCAGAATGCTCACAAGGCATCTAACGGACTCAGAGATAATAAAGCAGAGGAATCTTGCACACTCACTAAAGAGCCTGGTGTGGATCCCTCCTCTGCTACCTTCCCGCTGCTGCTCAACGGCAGCCAGACGGGGGCGCCCTCATCCCCGGACCCCGCTGTGCCTTGTAGAAACTCTGTCCCTGAGCAGACGGAGGCCTCTGGCTCAGGGGAATCAGCCTCATCTGCACCGCCGTTTGAGGGTGCTCTGGAGGATTCTGTACCTGAGCTGATGGTGGCTAAGgagcaggaggtggaggagatggaggtggACGTGGTGGGGGACTCGTTGTGTCTGGCCCATGAGGAGCAGGTGACGGAGAGCGGCGCCAACGGCCGACCGCTAACGCCGGTACACGAagctgctgcctcctcctcctcctccaccactaACATGAACAGTAGTCCAATCAACAACAGCAACTCAGGAGAAACTACACCCCCACTAACAGCATCCCCCTCCCCCTCTGTACCCAGCACGTCCCCCTCCTTCACAGAGCTCTATGAACACAGATACACCCTGAGGACTTCACCCAGGAGGGCTGGTAGCAAAGCCTCCTCCTCCAAGCCCAGCTCTCCTCCCAGAGACAATGGTCCCTTGAGGGAAGAGGGAGAGGTGGTGGTTGGACTGGAGGAGGACTGTCCCATGGTGGAGGGCCCTGCTCCCTCAGACTTTGTGGGCCCCTCCAGTCAGGAGCCTGACGGCGGCTCTACAGAGGGCAGCAAGGAGCTGAGCCGAAGccaggctgcagaggaggaggaagaggaggaggagccggACGTGTATTACTTTGAGTCGGACCACCTGGctctgaaacacaacaaaga TTATCAGAGGCTGCTGCAGACCATCGGAGTTCTGGAGGCCCAGCGGACCCAGGCCATCCTGGACCTGGAGACGTTGGCACGACACCAGAGAGAGGCGCTCGCCGATCCCGTCAGCTTtgttgagcagctgcagaaaagg GTGAATCTGGGCTTGCCGTGTCCTCAGCGCGTCGTCCAGCTCCCTGACATTGCTTGGGAGCAGTACACCTCAGGCCTTGGCGATTTTGAGAGAGAATTCTGCGACAAGAAACGCAAAACTAGGCGGCTAAAGTTGATCTTCGACAAAGGCACGT GTTTGCCTCTTAGACCAAAAAGTCCCGTTGAGCCCAAGAAAGAAGGCGAATCCTCCACCATGTACTCCTCTCTACCCACCAGTGACGCCCCAGAGAACGGTGGGCAAACGCAG ATGATCAGAGGGAGGATTTGTCACCCGAACAAGCCTGACACATTTAACCAGCTGTGGACTGTGGAAGAGCAG AAAAAACTGGAGCAGCTTCTCGTCAAGTTCCCTCCTGAGGAAGTCGAGTCCAGAAGATGGCAGAAAATTGCAGATGAGCTCGGCAATCGAACAGCAAAACAG GTTGCCAGCAGGGTTCAAAAGTACTTCATCAAACTGACAAAAGCTGGAATCCCCGTGCCTGGAAGAACACCCAACCTTTGCATGTACACTAAAAAG GCATCCAGTAAGAGGCAGCACCACCTGAACAAGCACCTGTACCGGCCGTCCACCTTCCTGACCTCCTACGAGCCTCCGGTCTACATGGACGACGACGACGAGCGCTCGGCTTACTACAACAGCGTTCAGGACCCGTCTGCTGAGGATTCG gatgaggagagcGTTCCTGTGGAGCTGAGGAACCTGCCGGAGTACAAAGAGCTTCTGGAGCTGAAGCGGCTGAAAAAACAGAAGCTCCAGGAGATCCAGGAGGATAAGGCCGGGGTGCGGCACGTCGGCTACAAG TGTGACGTCTGCGGCGTAGATCCCATCCAGGGAGTTCGGTGGCACTGTCAGGACTGTCCACCAGACAACTCCGTGGATTTCTGCTCCAACTGCTCCGACTG CTTGTTCAAGACGGAGACCCACAAGCCGACCCACCACCTGGAGCCGGTCTATCAGCCGGAACCCTTTCTGGACAGGGACTACTGCCTGCCTCAGAGCACGGGCTACAACTACCTGGACCCCAACTACTTCCCGGCCAACAGATGA